One part of the Candidatus Uhrbacteria bacterium CG10_big_fil_rev_8_21_14_0_10_50_16 genome encodes these proteins:
- a CDS encoding CTP synthetase codes for MPTKFIFVIGGVMSGVGKGASTASLGRVLKSKGFSVTAMKIDPYVNVDAGTMNPIEHGEVFVTIDGDETDQDMGNYERFLDEDITRENYMTTGRVYQSVINRERNMEYGGKCVQVVPHVPEEVIRRIDYVAKTKNVDFVLIEIGGTVGEYENILFLEALRMMKSRDFNSVRTILVSYLPVPPSIGEMKTKPTQHAVREAGRTGVTPDFLVCRSEETIDLPRREKLAQFCGVPANHIIAAANVSSIYKIPQLFDEQGFGDSVLKSFGMKVSKSHLKEWRELAETIEHATETVSIGVIGKYFATGDFVLPDVYLSVLEAIKHASWALGRKPVISWLNSEDYETDPSKLNELKELDGILIPGGFGTRGIEGKILAIQYAREHKIPYFGICYGMQCAVIEYARNVLGIAEANTVEMNPHASNPVIHLMENQHKNVNQGTLGGTLRLGTYPCNLTPKTITAKAYGAKQIQERHRHRYEYNNDYREQLEGAGLIVSGESPDGQLVEIIELTDHPFFVGVQFHPEFQSRPLRPHPLFKAFVQAAIEK; via the coding sequence ATGCCAACAAAATTCATCTTTGTTATTGGAGGTGTGATGTCCGGAGTAGGAAAAGGCGCCTCAACAGCGAGTCTAGGACGTGTTTTAAAGTCAAAAGGATTTAGCGTCACGGCGATGAAAATCGATCCCTACGTAAACGTAGATGCGGGTACCATGAACCCAATAGAGCACGGCGAGGTGTTCGTCACCATCGATGGCGATGAAACAGACCAGGACATGGGGAATTACGAGCGTTTTTTGGATGAGGATATTACGCGCGAAAACTACATGACAACAGGGCGTGTGTATCAGTCTGTGATTAATCGTGAGCGAAACATGGAATACGGGGGTAAGTGTGTGCAGGTAGTGCCGCATGTTCCCGAGGAAGTTATTCGACGTATTGATTACGTTGCAAAAACAAAAAACGTAGATTTTGTATTAATCGAAATCGGTGGCACGGTTGGCGAGTATGAAAATATTTTGTTTTTGGAGGCGCTGCGCATGATGAAATCTCGCGATTTCAATTCTGTTCGCACGATTCTTGTCAGTTACCTCCCCGTCCCCCCATCCATCGGTGAGATGAAGACAAAACCTACACAGCACGCCGTGCGCGAGGCCGGTCGTACGGGCGTCACACCAGACTTTCTTGTGTGTCGGTCTGAGGAAACGATCGATTTACCGCGTCGCGAAAAACTTGCACAATTCTGTGGTGTACCTGCCAATCACATCATTGCCGCCGCCAACGTCTCGTCAATCTATAAAATTCCTCAACTCTTTGACGAGCAAGGGTTTGGAGACAGCGTACTCAAATCCTTTGGGATGAAGGTGTCAAAGTCACACCTCAAGGAGTGGAGGGAACTCGCCGAGACCATCGAACACGCCACGGAAACCGTCTCTATTGGAGTGATTGGCAAATATTTTGCAACGGGTGATTTTGTATTGCCTGATGTGTATTTGTCCGTGCTCGAGGCAATCAAGCACGCATCTTGGGCGCTCGGCCGCAAACCGGTCATCTCTTGGCTTAACTCGGAGGATTACGAAACCGACCCATCAAAGCTTAACGAACTCAAGGAACTCGATGGAATCCTTATCCCTGGTGGATTTGGCACACGTGGGATTGAAGGAAAGATTTTGGCAATTCAATACGCACGTGAACATAAGATCCCCTACTTTGGTATTTGCTATGGGATGCAATGCGCGGTGATTGAATACGCGCGCAATGTTTTGGGAATTGCGGAGGCGAACACGGTTGAGATGAACCCACATGCGAGCAATCCCGTGATCCACCTCATGGAGAATCAACACAAAAACGTGAATCAAGGAACACTTGGCGGAACACTGCGTCTTGGAACCTACCCATGTAATCTCACGCCAAAAACAATCACCGCTAAAGCTTACGGGGCAAAGCAGATTCAGGAACGTCACCGACATCGCTACGAATATAACAATGACTACCGCGAACAACTTGAGGGAGCTGGGCTGATTGTCTCTGGTGAGTCTCCCGACGGTCAGCTAGTGGAGATCATCGAGCTTACGGATCATCCATTCTTTGTAGGCGTCCAGTTTCATCCCGAATTTCAATCTCGCCCGTTGCGTCCGCATCCATTGTTTAAAGCGTTTGTGCAGGCAGCGATAGAAAAATAA
- a CDS encoding superoxide dismutase [Fe] (SodB; iron binding; present under aerobic and anaerobic conditions; destroys free radicals) — translation MAFQLLELPFDSSAFADFTSANTFSFHHGKHHAGYVNKLNAAIEGSAYEGMPLNEVIRTSRESSDLAVFNNAAQHANHCFFWNCLSAEVQVLSGEIKEMIDRDFESVEIFTKQFSDAAMKLFGSGWVWLVKTEDETLEIRSYKDAETPIASDATPLLTLDVWEHAYYLDYQNNRAGFIEGFWNHVNWEFVARQ, via the coding sequence ATGGCCTTCCAACTACTAGAACTTCCCTTTGACTCCAGCGCCTTTGCCGACTTTACCTCTGCAAATACGTTCTCGTTTCATCATGGAAAACATCACGCAGGGTACGTTAACAAGCTCAACGCGGCTATTGAGGGGTCGGCGTATGAAGGGATGCCACTTAATGAGGTGATTCGTACGTCACGTGAATCATCTGACCTTGCTGTATTTAATAATGCTGCGCAGCATGCAAACCACTGCTTCTTTTGGAACTGTCTGTCCGCGGAGGTGCAAGTGTTGTCTGGTGAAATCAAGGAGATGATCGATCGCGATTTTGAATCTGTTGAGATATTTACAAAGCAATTTTCGGACGCTGCAATGAAGCTCTTTGGTTCAGGTTGGGTGTGGCTCGTAAAGACAGAGGATGAGACACTTGAAATTCGTTCCTATAAGGATGCAGAAACACCTATCGCATCAGACGCAACGCCATTGTTGACGCTTGATGTTTGGGAGCATGCGTATTACCTCGATTATCAAAACAATCGTGCAGGATTTATTGAAGGGTTCTGGAATCATGTGAATTGGGAGTTTGTTGCAAGGCAGTAA
- a CDS encoding ABC transporter ATP-binding protein: MPTHSHKPHEINAITVEHLTISFNQQPVLKDVSFTIQPGDLVAIVGPNGSGKTTLMRALLGLQPYQEGVIKLFDQPVQAHYGNIGYVPQQFKPDKSVPMTVGEFLEISRNKRTPIHRIKESLEEVGLHPVTSACKQLSTLSGGQLQRVLIARAIMHHPDLLFLDEPSTGIDIAGEQTLFELITTLNREHGMTVIMISHEINMVATTVNHVLCLNTSLVCSGPPHVALTDESLTRLYGKDYAASHTHKHV, translated from the coding sequence ATGCCAACACACTCACACAAACCCCATGAGATAAACGCCATAACGGTGGAGCATCTCACCATTTCCTTCAATCAACAGCCTGTGTTGAAGGATGTTAGTTTTACGATTCAACCAGGAGACCTCGTGGCAATTGTCGGACCAAACGGCTCCGGAAAAACGACACTTATGCGTGCACTTCTTGGATTACAACCCTACCAGGAAGGAGTTATTAAACTATTTGACCAACCCGTTCAGGCGCATTACGGCAATATTGGATATGTGCCGCAGCAATTCAAACCGGACAAAAGTGTACCCATGACGGTTGGCGAGTTTTTGGAGATCTCACGGAACAAGCGTACGCCTATCCATCGCATAAAAGAATCACTTGAGGAAGTTGGACTTCATCCGGTGACATCCGCGTGCAAACAACTCTCCACGCTCTCTGGCGGTCAATTGCAACGTGTCCTTATTGCACGCGCGATCATGCATCATCCAGATCTTCTCTTTCTGGATGAACCTTCAACGGGCATCGACATCGCCGGCGAGCAAACGCTTTTTGAATTGATTACAACGCTTAATAGAGAGCACGGAATGACGGTCATTATGATTTCTCATGAAATAAATATGGTTGCCACTACGGTAAATCATGTCCTTTGTCTCAATACTTCCCTCGTCTGCTCCGGACCGCCACATGTTGCACTGACCGATGAATCGCTCACACGTCTCTACGGGAAGGATTACGCTGCGTCGCATACACACAAACACGTTTAA
- a CDS encoding ribonuclease J, with the protein MIQKRQTRRPSPAVPKTADVGQTPAVRRSAPQSAHRPHHGNRPPARHGGQSARPPARSGGQRGAPKKMHSSTNETFVVHPKDIKPPAEGVLRVMVLGGLEEVGRNCTLLEYGNDIILIDLGLQFPEEDMPGIDYIIPNISYLRGKEKHVKGVIVTHGHYDHIGGIPHIVPKIGNPPIYGLPITNAIIRKRQEDFKTAPLKMQDLKMNDSVTLGKFKVSLFHINHNIPDSAGILVETPTTRLIHTGDWKFDFHPVGTPPADFQRMALIGSQGVDVLMGDSTNAKSPGHTISEKVVGEELEHIIEKAPGRIVVGTFASLLSRVRQVIEIAERTGRVVAVDGFSMKSNVEIARELGYIKCKSSTIIKVDQVNRYPDNKVIIMCTGAQGESNAALMRIANREHRFVSLHEGDLVIFSSSVVPGNEGSVQRLTDTLYRQGADVISYKMMDVHASGHGHQEDIKLMISLFKPAYYVPIEGNHFLLKENAKIAYSLGWDKEHVFVGDNGQIMEFKGNQGFLRKEKAPTDYVFVDGIGVGDVSDVVLRDRNELAADGMIVIVTQVDGKTGNLVGSPDVISRGFVHMKDNQELITGIKKGVELALQKKATTGGADDDYIRESIRNQIGQFVLKKTERRPMILPVVIRV; encoded by the coding sequence ATGATACAAAAGCGGCAAACACGCCGTCCATCTCCTGCCGTTCCTAAAACGGCAGACGTGGGACAAACACCTGCTGTGCGTCGGTCAGCACCTCAAAGTGCACATCGACCACACCATGGAAATCGCCCTCCAGCTCGGCACGGAGGACAGAGTGCACGACCTCCAGCTCGCTCAGGCGGACAACGAGGCGCGCCAAAAAAAATGCATTCAAGTACCAACGAGACATTTGTTGTGCACCCAAAAGACATCAAACCACCCGCCGAAGGCGTATTGCGTGTGATGGTTTTGGGAGGACTTGAAGAAGTAGGACGTAACTGTACGCTTCTCGAATACGGCAATGACATTATTCTCATTGACCTTGGTTTACAATTTCCCGAGGAAGACATGCCTGGAATCGATTACATCATTCCAAATATTTCCTACCTTCGCGGAAAGGAAAAGCACGTAAAGGGCGTGATTGTTACCCATGGTCATTACGACCACATCGGTGGCATCCCTCATATCGTTCCAAAAATTGGAAACCCCCCTATCTACGGCCTTCCAATTACAAACGCGATTATTCGCAAGCGACAAGAGGATTTTAAAACCGCTCCGCTCAAGATGCAGGATCTTAAGATGAACGATTCCGTGACCCTTGGAAAGTTCAAGGTTTCTCTGTTTCATATCAATCACAACATTCCTGATTCGGCTGGTATCCTCGTTGAGACGCCAACAACGCGTCTTATTCATACGGGCGACTGGAAGTTTGACTTTCACCCCGTGGGAACACCTCCTGCAGACTTTCAACGTATGGCGCTCATTGGAAGCCAGGGCGTTGATGTGTTGATGGGAGATTCTACAAATGCAAAATCCCCCGGTCACACCATTTCCGAAAAAGTCGTTGGTGAAGAATTGGAGCATATCATCGAGAAGGCTCCAGGACGCATTGTCGTTGGAACGTTTGCTTCCCTTCTCTCACGCGTACGACAGGTGATCGAAATCGCCGAGCGTACCGGACGCGTCGTAGCCGTGGACGGATTCTCCATGAAATCAAACGTGGAAATTGCACGAGAGCTTGGGTACATCAAATGTAAATCAAGCACGATCATTAAAGTAGACCAGGTTAATCGTTACCCGGACAACAAGGTAATTATTATGTGTACGGGCGCGCAAGGTGAGTCCAACGCGGCGCTTATGCGTATTGCCAATCGCGAACACCGATTTGTGAGTTTACATGAGGGTGACCTTGTTATCTTCTCCTCCTCCGTTGTGCCTGGTAACGAAGGATCCGTTCAACGTCTTACAGACACGCTTTATCGACAAGGTGCGGACGTCATCAGCTATAAAATGATGGATGTGCACGCAAGCGGACATGGGCATCAGGAGGACATCAAACTCATGATCTCCCTCTTTAAGCCTGCCTACTACGTTCCAATTGAGGGAAACCACTTCCTTCTCAAGGAAAACGCCAAGATTGCCTATTCACTTGGATGGGACAAAGAGCATGTGTTCGTTGGCGACAACGGACAAATCATGGAGTTTAAGGGAAACCAAGGATTTTTACGCAAAGAGAAAGCTCCAACGGACTATGTGTTTGTGGATGGTATTGGCGTGGGTGATGTGAGCGACGTCGTACTGCGCGACCGAAACGAGTTAGCCGCAGACGGAATGATCGTGATTGTTACGCAGGTCGATGGAAAAACGGGAAACCTTGTTGGATCACCAGATGTCATCTCACGTGGATTTGTTCATATGAAGGATAATCAGGAGCTCATTACGGGAATCAAGAAAGGCGTCGAGCTCGCGTTGCAGAAAAAGGCAACTACAGGTGGTGCCGATGACGATTACATTCGCGAAAGTATTCGGAATCAGATTGGACAATTTGTTCTCAAGAAAACAGAGCGACGTCCAATGATTTTACCCGTGGTCATTCGCGTGTAA
- the secG gene encoding preprotein translocase subunit SecG produces the protein MTTALNVLQIVLAVLLMLSVLLQQRGAGLGAGFGGDSTVFTTKRGAEKVLYNATIVLGILFFGLSLLRVIVF, from the coding sequence ATGACTACAGCCTTAAACGTTCTACAGATCGTTCTCGCCGTTCTCCTGATGCTCTCAGTTCTCTTACAGCAGCGTGGAGCAGGATTAGGCGCAGGTTTTGGAGGGGATAGCACGGTTTTCACCACAAAACGCGGTGCAGAAAAAGTGCTCTATAATGCAACAATTGTCCTTGGAATCTTGTTTTTTGGTCTTTCACTCCTTCGCGTGATTGTTTTCTAA
- a CDS encoding excinuclease ABC subunit A, producing MQDVIRVRGARVHNLKNVNVEIPKGKFTVITGLSGSGKSSLAFDTIYAEGQRRYMESLSSYARQFLEMQDKPDVDEMSGLSPTIAIDQKTASTNPRSTVGTVTEIYDSLRVLYARAGQAHCPETGEPVTEQTPDQMLATIVAAVAETDAFVLAPVVKQQRGEHKQAIVAAEAAGYKSARYDGLLMDIEELTDMRKDKKKVHDIDVVVERYSQGQELDRATVLETIKKTLDLGNGVMLLMRDDTGEDVTLSEGMFCAASGISIPTLEPNMFSFNSPHGACPECMGLGVKLVLESDLVIPNKRLTLAEGAVKPWSRIAGNSTSYLALLEAVGAKYKFDVHTPLNKLSESKLRLILKGSAGETYTVQGKTMIFPGVLGMLESKYRETDSEYVRKELETYMRSMICPECDGKRLNAISLAVTVAGKTIDALVRIPLDELLEWFVQVDVQTREGGSALTELEQKVITNVKREVLKRLEDLINVGLSYLTLDRSAVTLSGGESQRVRLATQLGTDLTGVIYILDEPSIGLHQRDNDKLIDTMKRLRDAGNTVIVVEHDEAMMRAADHVIDIGPGAGVYGGEVIAVGTVGDLEKCPESLTGQYMSGARCITMPAKRRALSKKNIRIQGATANNLQDVDVSIPLGALVCVTGVSGSGKSTLILDILGRALSKHFYRAKAYPAEHKSIKGVENIDKVVTVDQSPIGRTPRSNPATYTGVFTTIRDVYASVPEAKMRGYDAGKFSFNVKGGGRCETCGGDGVKRIEMQFMPDVYMDCPECHGKRYNAEALEIHYKGETISDVLNMTVEEARRFFTAIPAIYDKLTVLHEVGLGYVKLGQSATTLSGGEAQRVKLATELSRRATGKTLYILDEPTTGLHFDDINRLLGVLNQLVDKGNTVLIIEHDLDVVRAADYVIDMGPEGGTRGGLLVAEGTPEDIMKVKESLTGKYLKELIKTRGDQKPIGVAKPKRAKAAVKKSVAAKKKKEL from the coding sequence ATGCAAGATGTTATCCGCGTTCGCGGCGCACGCGTACACAACCTTAAAAACGTGAATGTCGAGATTCCAAAGGGAAAATTCACGGTCATCACAGGACTTTCTGGTTCCGGTAAATCCTCGCTCGCATTTGACACGATTTATGCAGAGGGACAGCGCCGTTACATGGAAAGTCTTTCTTCGTACGCACGCCAGTTTTTGGAAATGCAGGATAAACCCGATGTGGATGAGATGAGCGGTTTGTCGCCGACGATTGCGATTGATCAAAAAACCGCCTCTACTAATCCACGTTCAACCGTTGGAACCGTGACGGAAATTTATGATTCCCTGCGTGTCTTGTACGCGCGTGCAGGCCAGGCGCATTGTCCTGAGACGGGAGAACCTGTCACGGAGCAGACGCCAGATCAAATGCTTGCAACAATCGTGGCAGCCGTTGCAGAGACGGATGCGTTTGTGTTGGCACCTGTGGTCAAGCAGCAACGGGGAGAGCATAAGCAGGCCATTGTCGCGGCGGAGGCAGCAGGTTATAAGAGTGCACGTTATGATGGGCTCCTGATGGATATCGAGGAGCTGACGGACATGCGCAAGGATAAAAAGAAGGTGCACGACATAGATGTGGTGGTAGAACGTTACTCGCAAGGCCAAGAGTTGGATCGCGCGACGGTTTTGGAAACAATTAAAAAGACCCTGGACCTTGGAAACGGTGTCATGCTCCTGATGCGAGACGATACCGGGGAAGATGTGACGTTGAGTGAAGGAATGTTCTGTGCGGCGTCCGGGATCTCTATCCCAACGTTGGAGCCAAATATGTTTAGCTTTAACTCACCCCACGGAGCCTGTCCTGAATGTATGGGTCTTGGGGTAAAACTTGTTTTGGAGTCAGATTTGGTGATTCCAAATAAGCGTTTAACGCTTGCAGAAGGTGCGGTAAAACCTTGGAGCCGTATTGCAGGAAACTCCACATCCTACTTAGCCCTGTTAGAAGCGGTTGGTGCCAAGTATAAGTTTGATGTACATACGCCCCTCAACAAATTGTCTGAATCAAAATTACGGTTGATTCTTAAGGGATCGGCTGGAGAAACCTACACGGTGCAAGGGAAAACCATGATATTCCCTGGTGTGCTGGGTATGTTGGAATCCAAATATCGCGAGACAGATTCTGAATACGTGCGCAAGGAATTGGAAACCTATATGCGTTCCATGATTTGCCCAGAGTGTGATGGAAAGCGATTGAATGCTATTAGTCTTGCGGTCACCGTTGCCGGAAAAACGATTGACGCGTTGGTGCGTATTCCTTTGGATGAGTTGTTGGAATGGTTTGTGCAGGTGGATGTGCAAACACGCGAGGGTGGCAGTGCGTTGACCGAGTTGGAGCAAAAAGTGATTACTAATGTTAAACGCGAGGTGCTTAAGCGCTTGGAGGATTTGATTAACGTGGGATTGTCGTACCTGACGCTTGATCGATCTGCAGTTACATTGTCTGGCGGAGAGAGCCAGCGCGTGCGATTAGCTACACAGCTTGGAACCGACCTCACCGGCGTAATTTATATTTTGGATGAGCCTTCCATTGGGCTCCATCAACGTGACAATGATAAGTTGATCGATACCATGAAGCGCTTGCGTGATGCCGGCAACACCGTGATTGTGGTGGAGCACGACGAGGCTATGATGCGCGCGGCGGATCATGTGATTGACATTGGACCAGGCGCGGGCGTCTATGGAGGAGAAGTAATTGCGGTGGGAACGGTGGGTGATTTAGAAAAATGTCCGGAGTCGTTAACGGGCCAGTACATGAGTGGCGCGCGTTGCATCACTATGCCCGCAAAACGTCGAGCTCTGAGTAAAAAGAATATTCGCATTCAAGGTGCAACGGCAAACAACCTGCAAGATGTGGATGTGTCCATTCCGCTTGGTGCGTTGGTGTGTGTGACGGGTGTGTCGGGATCGGGAAAATCCACGTTGATTTTGGATATCTTGGGACGTGCGTTGTCCAAACATTTTTATCGTGCCAAGGCGTATCCCGCTGAGCATAAATCGATTAAGGGTGTGGAAAATATTGACAAGGTGGTAACGGTAGATCAATCACCAATTGGTCGTACGCCACGCTCTAACCCTGCTACATATACGGGCGTATTTACCACGATTCGTGATGTCTATGCGAGCGTACCAGAGGCAAAGATGCGCGGATACGATGCCGGAAAATTTAGCTTTAACGTTAAGGGAGGTGGACGATGTGAGACGTGTGGCGGAGATGGTGTGAAACGCATTGAGATGCAGTTTATGCCAGACGTGTACATGGATTGTCCGGAGTGTCATGGAAAGCGTTATAATGCCGAGGCGCTGGAGATTCATTACAAAGGTGAGACGATCTCTGACGTGCTCAACATGACCGTGGAGGAGGCGCGTCGATTCTTTACGGCGATCCCTGCGATTTACGACAAGCTCACAGTCCTGCATGAGGTGGGTCTTGGATACGTCAAGCTCGGGCAAAGTGCCACAACACTCTCGGGAGGTGAGGCACAGCGCGTCAAGCTAGCCACGGAATTATCTCGTCGGGCGACCGGGAAGACGCTGTACATCTTGGATGAGCCAACGACGGGATTACACTTTGATGATATTAATCGACTGCTTGGTGTGTTGAATCAACTTGTTGATAAAGGAAACACGGTATTGATTATTGAGCATGACTTGGATGTGGTGCGTGCGGCCGATTATGTGATTGATATGGGACCGGAGGGCGGGACGCGTGGAGGTTTACTTGTGGCCGAGGGAACGCCGGAAGACATTATGAAGGTCAAAGAAAGTCTTACGGGAAAGTACCTTAAGGAACTCATTAAGACGCGAGGAGATCAAAAACCAATTGGTGTTGCAAAACCCAAGAGGGCCAAAGCGGCCGTTAAAAAATCTGTAGCGGCCAAGAAAAAGAAGGAGCTCTAA
- a CDS encoding 50S ribosomal protein L19, whose protein sequence is MPHRDLKPGMVIRVHEIIKDTNAKGEERQRVQVFEGTLLGLNGSGITRTMTVRKVTGEIGVEKIYPLSSPHVEKVEIVKTLRVRRAKLWFLRKGKTKRRMKEVK, encoded by the coding sequence ATGCCACATCGTGATCTTAAGCCAGGAATGGTGATCCGTGTTCACGAGATCATTAAGGACACCAACGCAAAGGGAGAGGAGCGACAGCGCGTACAGGTGTTTGAAGGAACACTCCTTGGATTAAACGGATCCGGAATCACTCGTACGATGACCGTGCGTAAGGTGACAGGCGAGATCGGCGTGGAGAAGATCTACCCGCTTTCCTCCCCACACGTGGAGAAAGTCGAGATTGTCAAAACACTTCGCGTTCGCCGTGCAAAGCTCTGGTTCTTGCGCAAGGGCAAGACCAAGCGTCGCATGAAGGAAGTCAAATAA